From the Vigna unguiculata cultivar IT97K-499-35 unplaced genomic scaffold, ASM411807v1 contig_422, whole genome shotgun sequence genome, the window tatgagttttgtcaggtctaacattttctgcagatttgggataccacgggCCATCATCaatgaccaggggactcatttctgtaataggctacttgagaacatgttgaagaagtatggggtgacacatcgcattgctacaccatatcacccccaaactaatgggcaagcagagatctctaacagggagattaaaaagatactagagaaagtagtgaagcctagtcgaaaggattgggccacaagattggatgatgcactttgggcacacaggacagcctacaaagcacctataggtatgtcgcccttcagggtggtttttggaaaggcttgtcatctacctgtggagattgaacatcgggcctattgagccgtgaaagcatgcaacttggatttggaagaagcaggaaatgagcgaaaacttcagttgcaagaactagaggagattaggcttgcagcctatgaaaattcaaagttctacaaagagaaaaccaagaagttccatgaccaaaagcttgtggctagaaaggatttcaaggtaggccagaaggtgttactatacaaatccaagcttggtcacatgagtggtaagttgcgctctacttgggaaggaccatacattgttacagaagtcttcccttatggagcagtggagatcaaggaagaatcctcagcaagaacttttaaagttaatgggctcAGGTCTTCgggtgagttttgagctttattgtaagcaTGAACTActatgtgtcattcctatttttcttgtgtgacttgctcatgtcttgttggtactcaaatgtttagcttgattctgttgttttgcatcttaggtgaacatgcatgatttgatatgactgaggtatttattgtttttagctacttggccaaataagctaaccataacattgatccattggtagccccttgagcttaaacctatttttcttgttttgagcgtattgctaaaccttaaaaagaaaaagaccatgtttttccttaccttagggagaaagaaggaggtagtggattatgttgagattggttgaagaataaagtgtgggggtgtgtatttcccccacaaaattataaaaatggcaaaaaggaaaataattgttgatgacagagtgttgaaatgaaaaatgattattgtctgaaaaagagcaacaaaggataaaagagaaaaaaagaagaagtaaggattgtttttgaaactatgctccataactctttcttccctactatttcaaaaacacacaaatcctaaagtttttcctacctttgtcttggcctcattataaccttgaaaagtcctcatgatttttgaatgcatgttttttgaaagctgtgaatattagagtcttgctaagcattgagagttttacttgcatgggtattttgagtgaaaacacaagccaaaacacttgagcgaattttggtgagaaaatatacatttgacttgagtgtttttctttcatatttgattatcttgtaaactcaaaagactaactcatgtgtgaaaaacataattttatccatttgtttgtgcatgacaacatgatttctagtagattgatctgtttccatttgtattcatttctttaatccactaaaaatatggaataaaagatctcagaataaagttttgaaattgttcaattttgcccaggagtgcaaaaggataagtgtgggtgtgtgatgagttcaataATCTCagaataacaaaacaataatcaaaataacaaaacatataaattcatctaacctcagaatccagttaagaaattacagtggaatcaaccctaaaagcttagccctccatggctttgatggaatacatgatgatatgaaggaaagaaaataaaagaaagaatgagagatgtggtggagacggtatctgccaaaaccagagagttctaagtgtctaagctgtaagttgtcCGTTCTTCGTTCTCCccccttctgctcccttaagcctctttatataggctttcactggactttgggctttatctgtcagttgctaaaatcttttatttttatttaattaattagcaacttaattcctgtccaatttccaattctgcccctctcatttaaccatatttgcagttttgaccagagttgactgctaactttgaccagttgaccagagttgaccagttgaccagtttgactgtcctatcagatgctgacacgtggcgcagagtactctctctccagaattagggattgctgctccttcctccttccttcCTTGGCTGCGTAGGTGCAATGACGGCGGCTGCTGACGGCGCGGCTCCTCCTTCTCTGGCGAGGCTTGACGGTGGCGGAGCAATGGCTGCTGCTGCGGACGTTTCGCAGGTGCAAGCGTGCATGAAGATGGTGAAGTTGCTCGCGCAAATCTGGTCCAGGTGTGTTTGTGAGGTGAAGTGGTGGCCGCTGCTCCGATCTGGTCTATGTGCGGACGTGGTTGCAGGTCTgcggtggccatggtggtgCGCAGAACAAGCTTCACGGAGGCGTGGTGGTGTGCGTCGGATCTGCTACAGGTGAAGGTGGCGCgaaggaggaagatggtggtggtggaagcGCGAGAAAGCTCGCGGAGGAGATCTGCAATGGAGGTGGCGTGACGGAACTGCGGAGTTGTGGCAGGTCTGCGGTGGTGGCGCGAGTGAAGAAGATGCGCGCTGTCACGGTGCTGATGGTGCGTCGTGGTGGCCGGAATGGAGGCTGCTGTTTCCGGCGAGttgcagtggtggccggcgaggagatGGCGGCAGCGGCTGCTGTGGtgggtggaagggaaattagggttagggtttcatgtgtgagatggaggagatgatgacgtggcaagatctgagtggtcaatttggtgagtggaggattatgacacttggcagcttatggttggctaattttaaaaggtggggattgccacatggcatgatctggttgagtggagtttaagtggtaggaggggtgcaacttagtgaaaactgggggtgcagaacagggttTTTGTTGGTCCACTTTGCAaaagtgtgcaaataaaatctgggggtgcatttggctcctgatttattctttttcagaatttcttgattttggacttattttgtaactttgaatattttaaaatcacactattaattgaccaaaaataaattccagctgcattaacaaacgttagaatatccaataatattttatgcaactaaaatcaatttttacgccacttttaccaaacttactcaataaatccaataatcataaatcctaattaaatcaatctttaagcacagaaaattcaattaaatccccaaatttaaatattaaatgagggcaaaaatttgaactcatcagagACTATTCAAAAGTTGAATACTGATGAAAAGTCATGCCAAACAGAGTGACCGTATGCATGAACAAAATGAACGTATGCGCCAAAAAGATGAACATATGAAACTTATTTTGCAACATATTCATTTGAAAAATGTTGTGTCAAGTCTTAATGATGCTACTACTATTGAAGATGATAGAGTAGACCATATCAGTGATTGTAGACCAGGAGATCATTAGTTTCATGTTTAGCTATTTGGTATGTTTCAATGTTGCACACTTtcaaactatttttgttttgttcttttggatcatgttatatatttacCACTTGTAATGTATGTACTACACTTTACTATATTATGTAATGTAGTTTGTTATTACTTagctattaaattttatcattcataaacaggtaaaaatattgtttttaagcAGGTTAAAATcattagagttgtcaaaacggaTAATCCGGCCCGACCCAGCTCGACCCACTACGGATTGAtcacttagtgagccaacccaacccggctcacttattagtgagccaaaaaaatttcaacccgaCCCGGCCCACCGCGGGTTGGTGgattaaacgggttggctcatggactcatttaattaaaaaaatataatttatttttttatttttttagtcaaaactagattataattctaattaaatctaaataaactttaatacaattcaaatacaaaccaaaatcacaaaaatacaaattatttatgtgttgacttaaaaaaacctaacatgacccaaatacaAAGCCTAATTTAGCAAAAAGTACTGGTGAGCCAACCCATCTCATCACGGGTTCAATCCGAATGAACCGGGTTCTAAGTGacccgggtcaaaaatcaacccgtattgaaatttgtaaaaaaatttcaacccaacccggctcgaacccgtggtgagccaggttggctcgcgggttccaacccattttgacaactctaaaaATCGTAAataataccaaaaatattttttggttttttactGATCAACGACTGATTTTATGGGTCGCTGTTAGTCTCCGAACTTTGTCACCAGTTTAGCGACCAACCAATATTAGTCCccgttgataaaaaaatttgccaCCATTAAATCAGCGAcccaaaaaaattgtatattaataaaataatcatactTTAGCGACCGATTTAACAAATTGATGTTTGTCTCATAACTTTGCCACCAatttagcaacaaaaaaattgtacataaatataataatcatacATTAGTGACCAAAATAGTTGGTCGTTAACTACCCACCTTCTGCGACCAAACTAGCAACCGAATTTAATATCACTTCTGGTTGCTAAATTTGTCTCTTATGATGGGAAAGTGACCAAAATTTTAGAGACCAAATAGGGACCGATATTTCAGTAGCTATTTAGCGACTAAATAAAAATCAGTCGCTATTGTTTTTGTCACTAAGATTTTTGTTACCACAAATTTGATCGCTAATTCAGTCACAAATGATATTAGCAActgatttatattatttaacaacCGAATTCAGTGGTCgctaaaatacatttttttggTAGTGAGTCGGTATCCAAAGTTAAAATATCCTAATCATAATCCTACAACATTCTAAATCTTTCTAATCGACCTTGCTTCCTCTCGTTGAACTTCAAATCTCATTCAATACATAGAACCACTTCCATTTGGTCCCttgaataaatgaaaattagttttgttattcaatttcaataagaatatattaaaataaaatgaatacataattacAACCACTGAGCATCggtattggaaaaaaaaataatgtctaCGCTTTTTATATACAATACCAACtcactataaaaatatttaatgaagaTACAAGCATCAACACACAAACATTTCCAACTATAAAACCCCAAATAAAGTatgaaatatgataaaaatacatGACTTCTAAAATATCCATACTATATAaactaataatctataaatatataatatgaccACCTTACATAGCTACatatttttagtaataattttaatgatgATTTTCATAATTATCTCAGACTGTGTAGTATAATTCATATATGTTTCCCACGTTTTTCACTTTTCCTGGAGAAAAAGTTCTAAATTGGTTATTTATAAACAAACCTAGATGATATATAAGACCACGAGTCCAAACTATCCGAAAATTCTTCTAAATACGCTTCCACACTATTGAAGCAAGTCTCATGCATATTCTAATAACCTTTCCACAAACTCTTAAAGTAAGACTTGCAAGCAAATTCTAATAACCTTCTTtagtaaaaaaacaattaaaagcgATAAACAAAATATAGTGTAAAGAAAAGCAAGCTAATAAAGAGGCATCCTCTTCActtttatattcttatattaGTTTTTAGATACCACAAGTAGGCTACAACTCTTCGTACATCGAAAGCCTACAAAAATTTTGgcataaatgtttttcttaagTCTAAATCAACCACACATTACACACCAAAAACATCTGAATCAAATTTAGCActataaaaatggttaaaatgtCAAACACCCACCGTTTGCAAAATTCTCCAGTACTATGTTGTGAGCAGTGCTACGATGACCCTGCAAATTTATGATGCACAAAGACATGATTCAAAGGTAATAATGCATaaccaaacatatatataattatttaaaaagctTTCTTCTCCCAACTTCCCCATGAATTTTGCAAGctcacaaaaatattttcaatttcctTTCATTTAGTAGAAAGAGGGACTATGAACTAAAATTCCAGATCGCGACTCCAATCTCACCTAAATGCCATGGTTTTAGATACCATTATAACTACAATTCGGTTGCATAAGCCATATTTTGCTACAACTGCATGCAAATGATCAAAGCATAACATTGtaacttcaatttaaaataagggAATGCATTATGAATATCTTAAATTACTTGAGATTTGAAGATCCAATTAATGCAAGCAAGCGAACAAGAACATCATTCTAAAAAGTAGATTATAGAAGCACATAAGAGATATCCATATAGTTTTAAGTCCAGAAAAATTAAACACCATTATATAAGATCAGTGGCTCAGTATTAATGCTATTTGAAAATTAGTGACCCTAAATTGCCACCTCCCATGCTACAAAGAAAATAGTTTAAGATGTAAAAACCAATAATTACATCTACATCTAgcagtaaaatttgaaaaatatagtaTAAATTTCTCTTTGTGTGGTTTCTCCATTGAAGAAAGAGACAACCATTCCAAGCAATGGAATGACACCAATGTAGGAAAGGGTTTCTGGTGCGGTTATTTTGaccatttggcctcggtttaaGACTTGAGGCATATCTAGCCAAGGTAAAAAAGGTTCACCTTTTTGCCTCGGTTCTTACCCGAAGCATATCTCATcattactgcctcggttcttaTGGCAACCAAGGCATAAAATgcgttaaaaaaaaataatcagcTTTAGGAATCAAACATGCCACCATTGACATACTCACAAAGAACCAAATCGCAAAGCCAAAAACTTGTAAGAACACGGGCACGAGCACACACAGTATGAGAGCTTCATTGGAAAACACCTCCATCACCATTCGCAGATCTCCTTGCGTTTAAACCACCATCAATGGAAACCACTTGGGAGCGCAGCGTCTCATTGACCCAAAACGTAGCTTCGCTAGTTCGCGAAACATCACCACGCTCATCGCCGTCAGCCTGTAGCGGCGTCACTTCGCGAAACACAACCACGTCGTGCATCCAAACTCTCGTGCTAAAAACTATTGAATCAACCACTATTCGAAGTTCACCTGCACCAAGACGAACCCCAACCCTACAGGAAAAGCACCCAAGAAAATGGATTGAAATCGCaaaacaaaaatgcaaaaaatacCACAACTCGCGGACGAAGGTGGCACAACTATTGTTCTCATCGGAGGGGGTGCAATGCCGACACCAAGCGGAGGAGGCGGGCACGGCGGCGGATTTGCGATTGTGGTCACGGGGCTGAACAGAAAATATGAGATTTTGCACAACAAAGGTTGTTTTCGCGCACCAGGAAAAAGATGGATATGTTTATGCATTTAGGGATATTTAACCCACCTTCTGCCTTAGTTCAATCGAAAACCGGGGCATATCAACATCAACATCTTCTACCTCGGGTCCTaacacccgaagccatagatttcaacaaaaaaaaagaaaaaaaatatttagtaggCCACTTTACTACCTCGGGTGAGTAACAACAGAGGCATAAAATGACTTTACTGTCTCGAGTCAACtgataaccgaggcataaaatgtTGCATCAATTACAAAACTACCACTACTTATTTATATGCCTCATTTATgctataaccgaggcataaagccCGAGTTAGAAAGCCCAAAGTGCACTAGTGTGGTAACTAGGCACCAATAAGTTCAACTTCAACCCATAAAAGCCAGCCCCTTTGAAGATTAAAATGCTCCCTCAAATATGTAACAATGTTTTTATCATTGAATGGAAAAAGCATTAGTGGCAAACATGTTCTAGTTCTTCTAAATAGAAGCCAATTGCAAACAAATCCATGAATTAAAACGAGACTAAAACCAACACAATGTAACAAGACATAGATACAACATGTTCATGAAGTCACAAACTAGTTTGTATTGGTAGTAGTGACCCTCGttaaattaataattcttttataagtcATAAGGTTCAATGCTAAAGATTCgaagaaaaaattgtattgATCTGAGTGAAAATTGAACgagaaaaatagaacaaaaaaacttttaaatttcaaaactttaatacCTTAATTAAGGTATTAAGGttttctaaggtatttttcatcttatcataccattaattatatatttgtttttctttgtgcgatttctttcaatagcttctcaaattttttctaagatacacatttgttaatttgttaattttttaatatttttatttgttgtttattttcatcatgtaagaatactatttcgacatattttatctatttattttttattttctaactcattatttgtaacatcccatttaaataataaccttaattaaatgaaatgtaacacaaaatattataagaagcAAAGTCATGGAGTAGAAACGCTACTCCATGAAAAACATGGAAAAAAGCTAGCAAAGGACTTCGACACCCAAATAGTTCAGCACAACAGCTCTAGGAGTAGATTCGAAAGCTGAAAAACAGCGGAACAAAATGGAAACAAGGTCATCAAGATGAACCTCATGGGCAGTGGCGGAGCATAATGGTAGCAGGGgagggccatggcccccccaaaattttgaaatttttttttatgataggttttttaattttttttatatagatattatgtattttgattttttttattataaatattaaattaaatattcttttcttttataaaaataataattaatggtaataaataagaaaatataaaatcatacatagtaaagaataaaaagatttattaagatatttttattattttttttgttatagtttgagtttctcacaaattgttctcatctttCATTCTTATCTATTTTcgttttcttttgtatttgaaaagaaaaatatattttatttttgctcttGTTTCTGCTTTATTCTCTTCCATTCTctaggaagaaaagaagaatcgTATCACTTGAtggtgaaatattagtttaataatttatttaatgaatctcttttatattatttttttaattttatgaacatagaagcaAAAGTattgtactgtgtgttttttataatcaaattttaattgtgCTTCCATTATAtgtctattttcttttgtttctcaagagaaaaagatctattatttttgctctcatatcTTAGTTGTTCTCTTCTATTCTCgaagaaataaataagataattatcttttgtctcacttgatagtgaaatattagtttaataatttatttaatgaatttattgtatattaatttttttattttatgaatatcgAAGAAAATGGATTgtactatgtgttttttataattggattttaagtgtggttttaTTATCATCGatttttttttcgattttaagtgtggtttgattttCCGCTAATGACGTAGGTTATTGTTATACTAagttatgtattcatttttacgGTATTAATGCTAATcattaaatgtaaaaattttgaatgtattattttggctcccccaacaatgttggtcaagatccgccactgctcATGAGAAGCACGAAAAACAAGCTAAGAATGGAAGAATATGAGCGACAAGCAACATACGTGGAGCAGAAAAATGGTTGAGCTAACTTGAGTATGAGTGagctccaaaccctagcagagcactgTTGGAGAGAAAAGAGAGGGAAAGGAAGCTGGTTTGTTTTTGGAAAACGGAACAATGAGTGAGTTAGGCTGCTCTAGGGGTTTTGGACACCCCATGGGCCAGCTCTGGGCCCAACTGATCGGGGcaacccttaaacattagggcagaATAATAAGTGGGTCtcacattctccccaacaacaaaaatttttgactTCGAAAATGAAGACTTACCCGGAAAATAGATGTGGATGtgacttcctcatatcctcctctaactcccaagtagagtcacctATTCTCCAGTCGCAGACGACTTTGacttcaaacaaaatattacaattcAAGCTTAATCAAGTTTGAACCCAACCATGAAAGACATAATCTCTAGTAAcccaaaaatatcattttacatTTCTTATCACATGCCTATAAATTTATCCATCTcttcataaaatttcataacaacccTTCATCACACCTAAAAGTACATTGAAAATCATCccaatttttatcaaattaaacacTAAAACATTGCTTCAAATAATTCAATACCTCTTAATCACTTCAGAACTTCACGATTACATAACACCCTAAAAGTGATATAACTATAATTTTACCATCAATTAATACCTATGaacaaattttaacttaatCTTAATACTAATACTCAGTGAAACTcgaatcacatttttttttcatatttcacaaATGAAAATTTCCAAAGATCATTCTCTAATATTCATATAACCACACCACAAGCAAACTTTTCCTTCTAACATCATAAAAATCACCATCTATCATCCCTAActcataatatattaaaaccTCAAAATATTTCTAGTTCCTCAATGCCTCATACTTAAATGATACTTGCCATGAGTCCAACTTCTAGATATTATCATACACTAGCTCTACTCACAACACATAATTTTCACACCCTTTTCTTCTTGAGTTCAACCAAAAGCACTAGCACAACTAGACAATCCATTAAAGGCATAATGTTCTCAAATTTTAAGCatagagaaagagaaattaaaagtaGAGAAATTGTACATACCTTTAACTACACTCAGAAGGATAACATCTAACCCCTAAAGAGACAATCATATCAAGTTACCTTGAAATTACGCTCCACACTATAATCGACAACCAACATAGATTCAACATGTTAAACCTTGCCCAAATGCTAGTGTCTACACCACCAGTCACACTGCAACTTGCTCGCTTAGAAGTTAAGATACATATAGGTTGTCAAATTCTAAAACAAACCCACACAGATAGTCAAAGTTCTTCCACCCACTCGTCAGATATGAAagaatgcaaaaaaaaaacacatacattAAGCTAAAACAATACAACACATACAATCCAAACCTTTCAAGGCATACAATCTAAtcatatcaaaattttcaagcATTATACTTACTCAAAGACTCTTCCAAAGAGACCTTGCAAAGCAATCATGTATAAACAACACAACAGAACTGTGTCAAGCTCACTTCCCAAAGTCTCAaaagatttttgaaaactgAAAAATCCTAAAACTGTAAAACCATGCTTTGATACCACAAACATAACACCCCTTTGGagatgccacgtgtcaatttttttcatttaaaatgcgAAGCACAACCTCTTATACCATcctattaaataataatttttcacaattattttatccaaaataACACTTGATAAAAAACTCGTtcaaaacctttttatttatcaatttaaatatatagttCCTTTGAACAAATAACTTAAATTTTCAAAACGAGACTTAATCTCAAATCCTTTAAATACGTGGCATTGTTAAATTCAACCACTACATTATTAAATTTTCCtcatttaataacaaaaaaaaagttttaaaggTTAAATCAAAACTCCCCAAAGCTGCCCCACGAGCTCCTCACCGCTAAGTCTCTTCAACTACATCTACAACAACATCTACTCCCATATAACGCAAGTCATACGATCATCGTAGGTGAAAACCACATCCACAAACATACAAGGATGAGATAACAATGTATCACATCACATAACAATCATATTAACATGTAACTCACATAGCATCACTAGTGCGGGAAAGGGTTTTTGCCGCAGTTATTTTGgtcatttggcctcggtttaaGACCTGAGGCATATCTAGCCGAGGtaaaaattgttagttttgaaatgatgagtttagccaagaaggggggagCGGTTGAATTGGcgttataaaactttttcgaaagcttaaacctcttttcaattgaatctaatggactggaaagtttggatgtaaatgtaGCAGACtagtacactttcagtcgattaaaatataaaacagcagactaaattgttcttgatgctatgaaatagtccattaaaaagaaaaattagtcggctaaaatactggagaaatatgcagaatgcagaatttgcgaattcaactcaaacaacaatcttttacatacaagatcgtttccaatcagtatttataacaagtataaagtCTCGGTTTACAtaagaacgcattaaatcacaccaaagatgaaattgcttggttttcttgagtttttaaagagtttcaaagagtGTGAGACAAGGGAAAGAGAAATGCATAACTGTTTTTACactagttcactcaatcacataGGTACATCTAGTTTACCAGAACAACCTGATcttggtttccactatattcaaaagttttacaaatcacaaaccaagattacacttttgaacaacaaaacacacaagatttttgactcacacaaaaatctagacacacaacctacaagaatcacacttgcagacctgaaatcacatcaggcaaaccatccagaggcacaagaacatccaaacctaaTGGTGGCTGTCcatagccaaccatacatgtgttcttcaagctactcacaagctaaaatgcctccaagatcaaccaagatcttcaaaacacGAGTTCTAGTTGTGTATTGCAGAG encodes:
- the LOC114171932 gene encoding uncharacterized protein LOC114171932 encodes the protein MTAAADGAAPPSLARLDGGGAMAAAADVSQVCGGHGGAQNKLHGGVVVCVGSATGEGGAKEEDGGGGSARKLAEEICNGGGVTELRSCGRSAVVARVKKMRAVTVLMVRRGGRNGGCCFRRVAVVAGEEMAAAAAVVGGREIRSDRMHEQNERMRQKDEHMKLILQHIHLKNVVSSLNDATTIEDDRVDHISDCRPGDH